tgagccaagattgcaccattgcactccagcctgggcaacaagatcgaaaCATCAGTAGTCATTTACAAACTCcccaggagctagagaccagcctgagcaagatagtgagacctcatctctattaaaaaaaaaaaaaaaaaaaaaaaaaagttctttttttgagtcccagatactggggagggtaaggtgagaggatcacttagcctaggagatcaaggctgccCTAAGGtgtgattatgtcactgcactccagcctgggctacagagcctatctcaaaaaaaaaaaaaaaaggagagagagaaagaaagaaagaaaaacagggccaggtgcaaaggctgtaatcttagcactttgggaggccgaggtgtgcagatcacttgaggtcaggagttcaaaaccagcctggtcaacacgatgaaaccctgtctctactaaaaatacaaaaaattaataaggcgtggtgatgcatgcctgtaatcccagctactcgggaggctgaggcaggagaatcgcttgaacccaggaggtggaggttgcagagggctgagatcacaccactgcactccagcctgggcgacagagcgagactctctcagaaaagcacacacatacacaaaaaaaatacTCTGGGTGATTCCAGCATGCAGTCACATTTGAAAACCTCTCTTAGGGTGGATTTCTCTTATGTTTGACTTCACAGGATCCACATATAAGGAATAACTATGATTTGTCCCATTCACCACATAGTTGACTGcaagacaaataaatatatgaatataaggaaagaatgaagatgtTTGCATGCTTTTCCATGGTAGAGGACTTAAACactagtttatatttttcttctccataGTTAACATAAAGTCTATAGTTAGAAATAGATGTCCTGTGTGATATAACAAATTAATCACTGCGTTTCCTGTTTCTCCCCATTTTAGAATGCTGCTTCTAAATTACCTGGGCAAAATTGGGTCTAAAACTCCTTTGATGGCAGCTGCAACTTTTTCCGTTGGTTGGAACACCTTCGCTTGCTCAGAGTCATTGGAGAAACCACTGAACTGGCTGCTTTTTAATTACTATTTGACAACCTGCCTTCAGTCTTCAGTTAATAAGTGAGTCATCTTTAAAATCTGTTAtctcgccaggcgcggtggctcatgcctataatcccagcactttgggaggccgaggcgggcggatcacctgaggtcgggagttcgagaccagcctgaccaacgtggagaaaccccgtctctactaaaaatacaaaattagccgggcgtggtggcacatgcctgtaatcccagctactaggaaggctgaggtaggagactcgcttgaacctgggaggtggaggttgcggtgagccaagattgcaccattgcactccagcctgggcaacaagatcgaaactctatctcaaaaaaaaaaaatctgttgtctccagggctgggcccggtggctcacacctgtaatcccagcactttgggaggccgaggcggagggatcacaaggtcaggagatcaagaccatcctggccaacatggtgaaaccccatctctactaaaaatacaaaaaaattagctaggcatggtggtgcacgcctgtagtcccagctattcaggaggttgaggcaggagaatctcttgaacccaggaggcggaggttgcagtgagccgagatcatgccactgcactccaatctgggtgacagagcaagactctgtctcaaaaaaaaaaaaaaaaaaaaaaaaaaaaaaaaatcctgttgtCTCCAAATGTTTTGATTACGTGCCCcaacaataaaaaagtttaaagcaTAATACTaccaatatatgtatatgtatttatacactgAATAAATTTACTACTGTACCAAAATATTATCTTTGTTgtaaatgcatataaataaaaaatgtaagtataagttaaaatttaagcataagttaaaaatatagctaaaagttgtaatgtttcctttgtGAACCCCAGTGGATTATCTTATACAACCCCTAAAGTATGTGCCCCATTTTTAGTGAAGACACACTATTGAAGGTTACTATTCTAATCaccattttaaattattctaaaagaCTAAAAATGTTAGTATGGAATGTGTTAAGTGTGTGATGGGCTGTTTCCCTGGATTTCTACTTGTTGCTAATCTTAATAATACCTAAGTCTTTTCTGCATAATAAGCAATGTATTAAGTACTTTCATTGTACTTTCATTGCTGAATAATACGGCTGCTTAAGGGTGTGCTTATGAGCATAgtatgttttagagacaggataaTGCAGTTCACTTAGATAATCTCAGCCCTCACAGTTCTTATACTACCAAAATACTGTCTTTGCATTAGTTTTCTCTGGAattgtttgtgtattttcttttttctttctttctttcttttttttttttagacagggtctctctctgtcgcccaccctggagtgcagtggtgtgatcacggctcactgcagcctgaacctcctaggctcaagtgagcctcccatctcagcctctcaagtagctgggggtacaggcacataccaccacacctggctaattattttatgttttgtagagacggggttttgccatgttgcccaggctggtctcgaactcctgaactcaggcaatccatccaccgcagcctcccaaagtgctaggactacagaccTGAGCCCCACGCCCAGCAGAGAtgtttctgtttgcttatttctttttttttttttttgacgcggagtcttgctctgtgccccaggctggagtgcagtggcgcgatctcggctcactgcaagctccgctcccccgggttcacgccattctcctgcctcagcctcccgagtagctgggactacaggcgcccgccacctcgcccggctaatttttcttgtatttttagtagagacggggtttcaccgtgttagccaggatggtctcgatctcctgacctcatgatccgcccgtctcagcctcccaaagtgccgggattacaggcttgagccaccgcgcccggccgtgtttgcttatttctttatttaattttaaaaaatttttaatttctgtgagtacatagtaggtgtatatatttatggggtacttgagatattttgatacaggcatgcaatgcacataatcttttttttttttatgagctGTTACACATACttttaagtgaattaataaatataaacttgAAAAGTACTGTTGATTTGCACATGACTTACTGAAAACCATAGTTATCCTGGAAGTTGACATCCAACACTGGATTAGATTTTaccaggccaggcaaggtggctcatgcctataatcccagcactttgggaggccgcagagggtggatcccttgagtccaagagttcgagaccagcctgggtaacatggcgaaaccctctctctacaaaaaatacaaaaaaaaaacccaaaacacaaaattggtggggcgtggtggcacacacctgtagtcccagctactttggggctGCAGTGGGAGAATCACTAAAGCCCAGAGatggaaggtgcagtgagccgtgatcatgccactacactccagcctgggtgacaaagcaagaccctgtctcaaaaaagaaaaaaaaaaaaaagtacttgaagaaaatatcttcagcaCAAACATTATTATACTAATCTTGCCATACCtgattaagcaaatatttattgagtgccaacttTGTGCCCTGTGCTAGGCTGTTTAGTAGtttgtttttaagtctttttagTATGATGGAGTTGGAATGACCTTGATTTTTACTTCTGAAATTCTTTCGTTCCAGGCACCGACATATGTTTGTAAAACAAGTTGATATGGATCATGTCATGAAGGTAGGAGAGAAACTTTAtgtaatacttttatttcttcttttgaggcaAGACTagatataatttgtttttgtgtttcagGCTAAATCCATCAGAGAGTTTGATAAGCGATTCACTTCAGTCATGTTTGGATACCAAACAATTGATGATTATTATACTGATGCCAGTCCAAGTCGTAGACTGACGTCAGTAGGAATTCCAGTATTGTGTCTAAATTCTGTGGATGATGTTTTCTCACCCAGTCATGgtaaaattaacatatttctatatattttgacatgaattaacttttaatatattgttctttttaagaaaatatagtaGTAAGAAAATGTGTCATTTCCATTACTTAAAAAACTAGATACTCATAACATAGTATCTAAATGTCTCAGATCACTTAAATATTTTCACAGACCCTTATCTAGTCCGTTGTGAGAAGCTCAGAACAAATTATGACTCACTGTTTTGCTCGTTCTCATTTTTATAACCTTTCCTTCTTATCAAATACACTGTTCTTTGGAAAGATTATGTTACAGTCTTTTTGCCTCAAGAGAATATTGTCATCACTTGCCTCTTCTTCCTGAGGTTCCTATACAGaaaaatttgaagtttttcttcccttttaagcTGGAAAAGAACTTGAGACTTTATAAACACAGTGGCTTTGATTATCTCAATTAGTGAAGCATATTTGGACTAGAAGGTCATATTTGAAGAGaaacattctttccttttccctggaATActgtataaaagaaaattagttagctgggcatggtggtgtgcgcctgtagtcccacatacttgggaggctgaggtgggagaatcacttgagcccagaagtttgaggctgcagtgagctatgatcatgccactgcactccagcctgaacaacagagtgagaccctgtctcttaaaaaaagaaaattattcagaaataaactttcctgctttctttctcactctgtcacccaggctggaatacaaaggcatgatctcggctcactgcaacctccacctcctgggttcaagcaattctccctcctcagcctcgcaagtagctgggattacaggaacccgccatcatgcctcgctaattttgtattttcgtagagacagggtttcaccgtgttggccatgctggtcttgaactcctgacctcaggtgattcgcctgcctggttctcccaaagtgctgggattacaggcgtgagccaccacacccagcctaaactttactgctttctttttttttcttttttgagatggagtctcgctctatcacccaggctggagtgcagtggcaaaatctctgcttactacaacctctgcctctcgggttcaagcaattctcctgcctcagcctcccaagtagctgggattacaggtgcccgccaccatgcctggctaatttttgtatctttaatagagatgaggtttcactatgttggccaggctggtcttgaactcctgacctcaggcgatccacccacctcggcctcccagagtgctgggattacaggcatgagccaccatgcccggccaactttcCTGCTTGCTTATGTCAAGAAATATGAAATTTGATGACAAAGATAGGGAGCAGCCTGgcccacacggtgaaaccccgtcctactaaaaatacaaaaagtagctgggcatggtggcacatgcctgtaatcccagctgcttgggaggctgaggcaggagaatcggagaattgcttgaatcaggaggtgcaggttgcagtgagctgagatcgtgccactgcactccagcctgggcgacagagcaagactccatctcgaaagaaaaaacaaaaatttttttctctctttcctttcaatACATTAAAACCATTTTCCCcaaatacttcatttaaaaaatgattctaacTATAAACATAACACATATGTTGTGAAATTTTCAGAAAATCcccaatgtgtgtgtatatatatgtatatatttttaaattacctattATTTCTCCAGAAGATCCTATTTTATTGTGTGATTTATGATTAATGACAAGTAATCTTAGAAGCTGAAACTTATGGCCTTGACcacaatttagaaaatgaaactgtGAACTTTAATATCAGTTGACTTACATGGTGATTGTTTTAGCATATTTTCATTGGATTAAGGAAGTCTGGTATTTCTCTACCCGTTTTTATATTTCACTGACCTTTTTACCAACAAAAAATTCCCAACATTTTAACCTTACCCACTTGGGTGAAGTTTGAactcattattttctattctttcccaAGCCTTTAAAATAGTCTTGCCACATTGAAATAGTGGACAATTGTCTGCAGTCTGAGAGAACAGGCAGCTAGCATCTTTCACATGACTCAAATGTGGCCCAGCCTGTTGTTCTTCTGATATGACTGTAATTCTCAGCGTTAGAAATTTCTGAATGTATCCAGAATGTGAAGTTTAGGCTCTTGATAATTCCTTTAGAGGCAAATGAAACACTCTAAAtgtttggtgaaaaaggaaaagcaaaaatagtaTCAGCCATTCCCCCTTAAGTTCCCACACCTGATCCCAAGATAGATGTTCACTTTTTTCCTTGGGACGGATGTGGCTAGCTAAGGACATGAAGTCAGGACCACTTTTTGATAAGAATTTAGCTTTTTGAGCCTTGCTTTAGGGCTATCGGTTTATTCTTTCGAGTCTTGCGAAGGGTCAAATGTAGAGCATTGTCTAAACAGTCAGTTTGTAGAAGACCCCAGTTGTCTTACACTGAATTTtagcttcctttttcttcttacaAGGGGGTGGGGTAGAGAAGCTGTTACCTTTAATTAGCTCATTTGCCCCTAAAACTCAGCCCAAGTTGTGAAGTTGTAATTATTGCATcaatcacattttatatatatatttttttggacacaggatctcgctctgtcgccgagaccGGAGTCCAGTGACACTACCATAGTTTACTGCAGCCAGGCCGagcgaagtggctcacgcctgtaatcgcagcagtttgggaggccgaggtgggtggatcacctgaggtcaggagttcaagaccagcccgagcaacatgctgaaaccccatctctagtaaaaaaaaaaaaaaaaaaaatacacaattaaccgggcatggtggcacgcgcctgtaatcccagctacttgggaggttgaggcaggagaactgcttgaacttgggagatggtgGTTGCAATAAGccagccgagattgcaccattgcgcctgggcaacaacagtgaaattccatctaaaaaaaaaaaggtttaactacagccttaaactcctgggctcaagctgtcctcccacctcagcgtcagctaggactataggcgcatgccaccacaccaggcttttctttttctttctttttttttttttttttaacatttttttgtaaagacatggtcagtcttgctatgctgcccaggctagtctcaaactcctagccccaaagatcctcccaaagtgctgagattacaagggtgagccaccacactggcctcaACCATGTTATCATAATTAGGGAGATAAGATTTGGCAGTATCTGAAATCAAAACACTTCTCATGACAGGTTTTGATCCATTAGGGACCTTATATCATAACATTTTCACTGACCTCTAAgcatgggaggaaaaaaaaaaactttagttcATATCTTTTAAAGTTTATACTCAGGCCAGAtgggtggcgcacgcctgtaatcccagcactttgggaggctaaggcaggcaaatcacttgaggtcaggagttcgagaccagcctggccaacatggtgaaaccccgtctctattaaaaatacaaaaattagctgggcatgctggtgggcacctgtaatcccagttactcgggagactgaggcaggagaatcgcttgaacccaggtggcagaggtttcagtgagctgagattgcaccactgtactccagcctgggccacagagcaagactatgtctcaaaaacaaatacaaaataaaaaagataaaaataaagtttagccaggcacggtggctcatgcctgtaatcacagcactttgggaggccgaagcaggtggatcacgaggtcaggagatcgagaccatcctggctaacacggtgaaatcccgtctctactaaaaatacaaaaaattagccgggcatggtggtacatgcctgtagtcccagctactgggagtctgaggcaagagaatgatgtgaacctgggaggcggagcttgcagtgagccgagatgcgccactgcactaaagcctgggcgaaaaagcaagactccatctcaaaaaaaataaaaaataaagtttatacttACTCAAGGTAGATTTATAGAGCATATGAAAAGACTGTCGAGGCCATGCAcgatggcccacacctgtaatcccagcactttgggaggccgaggcaggcagatcatgaggtcagcagttcaagaccagcctgtccaatatggtgaaaccctgtctctactaaaaaataaaaaaattagccaggtgtggtggcgcacgcctgtagtcccagctactcaggaggctgaggcaggagaatcgcttgaaccagggaggcggaggttgcagtgagccacgattgcgccactgcactccagcctgggtgacagagtgacactctgtctcaaaaaaaaaaaaaaaaatagaaaagactgtCTTACTGGTGAATTATATTAAATACAGcaactatgtttttgtttttgtttatttgaaacagagtcttgctctgtcacccaggctggagtgcagtgacgcaatcgtggctgactgcaacctccgtctccctggttcaagcgattctgctgcctcagcctcccaagtagctgaaattacaggtgcctgccaccatgctcagctaattttttaatatttttagtacagacagggtttaaccatgttagccaggctggtctcaaacttctgacctcaagtgatccaccccacccATCTCAGCCCCAGCGTGCTTtaagtacaggcatgagccactgcgcccggccagcaactagattttttttgttttgttttgttgttgatttgttttgtttcgttttgtttgagacggagtgttgctctgtcgccaaggctggagtgcagtggcgcaatctcggctcactgcaacttccacctccctggtttaagcgattctcctgcctcagcctcccgagttgctgggactactcaccaccatgcctggctaattttgtttttgtgtttttagtggagacagggtttcaccatgttagccaggaggtctcgatctcccaacctcgcgatccgcctgcctccgcctcccaaagtgctgggattacaggtgtgagccactgcaccaggccacaactatgttttttaaatacttttcctttgtctttaccATAAATAGAAattcagagaaggaagaaaaggaaaaatgcacCCATGTTTCATTGCCCAGAGATAAACACTGTTACCATTCAAGAGAATTTCATTCGTTTTTGTTGTTatctatatgtttttattatataaattatatttatacttttGAATCCTTAATACAGCCATTAATTGGCCTGAGGAATCTAACATTATATACAGTTCATtcgtttgttctttctttctctctctcttttttttgtttgttcgtttgtttttgagatggagtcttgctctgtcaccaggctggagtgcagtggcgctatatcaactcactgcagcctcggcctcccaagtagctgggattacaggcacgcaccaccatgcctggctattttttgtgtttttagtagagacggggtttcaccatgttggctaggctgctgttgaactcctgacctcatgatccacccacctttgcctcccaaagtactgggattacaggcatgagccaccgcacccagctttttgttttttttagacggagtctcactttgtcgccaggctagaatacaatggcacaatctcagctgactgcaacctcacctcccaggttcaagcgattctcctgcctcagcctcccaagtagctgggactacaggcacacgccagcatacccatctgatttttgtatttttggtagagacagagtttcatcgtgttggccaggatggtctcgatctcttgacctcatgatgcacacacctcagcttcccaaagtgctgggattacaggcgtgaaccaccgcgcccggcctccctctttctttttctttctctctctctctttcctttgttttcttttctcttctttcttccttttcttctttttgtctttctctttccttttctttttctttgctttcttcctgtcttcctttctttcttcttcctttcctttcttttctttctttcaagacggagtctcactatgttgcccaggctggtctcgaactcctgagctcaagtgatcctctcactttggcatcccagaatgctaggattacaagcatgagctaccatgccaagCCACATCATGTAAAGTTGATCAAAATAATAGCTAATGAATTTCTAACTCTCACAAAGGTGCTAAGCTTAGTTGTTTTCCCTGCTGTAACGCCTCAGTGGGAATTTTATAGCATATTATGAGGATTCACCATTCCTTGAATTGTCTTActttaatttctcaaaataagacttGATGTGTACTTTTGTGTTATGATTAAATCTTGGATTGGTTCTTCCCAAAATGATTGTGCAAGTATATGACCATATATACAAACTGTTATAAGAATATAGATAGTTGATATAAATTAGACTCATTCCATTTAACTATGctcattacatatatttatataatggtgttttgatttctgtttattAGACATGATAAAGATATATGCTTTTCCTAACAAAAActtaatgattatatttttctctctccttcttctctcttaTTGCCACCCTGTTTGGGCTGAAGCTATTCCAATAGAAACTGCTAAGCAAAATCCTAATG
The nucleotide sequence above comes from Macaca thibetana thibetana isolate TM-01 chromosome 18, ASM2454274v1, whole genome shotgun sequence. Encoded proteins:
- the ABHD3 gene encoding phospholipase ABHD3 isoform X5, whose amino-acid sequence is MTFITPVTEIITYCSLQLQWPSKLFFPRMLLLNYLGKIGSKTPLMAAATFSVGWNTFACSESLEKPLNWLLFNYYLTTCLQSSVNKHRHMFVKQVDMDHVMKAKSIREFDKRFTSVMFGYQTIDDYYTDASPSRRLTSVGIPVLCLNSVDDVFSPSHAIPIETAKQNPNVALVLTSYGGHIGFLEGIWPRQSTYMDRVFKQFVQAMVEHGHELS